The sequence AAAACTGCAGAAAGGCCTCAGTTAATGTGCCATTAGTGATCCGACACCCGTTATTATCTAGTAATGAGGGGGTTGTAGTAATGTGACTAACACAGGCCTGCTGCAATCAACTGTACCGTACATGTGAAAGGCCTAAGTTAGTGTGCATTAGTGTGGATGCTGCAGTAGGAGGCTCAGAGCTGCTGACAAAGAGGGCTTGTTGAGGGTTttgtgagctgggtttagagggatgaacagtgtgtgtgtgtgtgtgtgtgtattgacaaGTGTGGGGTGTGTAACTCTCCTTGTTTCTGTACAGGCGACGTGAACCAGAACAAAGACAGCAAGAAGTCAGGAGACCACGCCCCCTCGGACACACCCGACATGGATTTGGCCAATGAGGCAGACCCCTCAGGGCCACGCCGACATCTAGCCCGCCTCTTCTCCCGAGATGCTCCAGGACGAGAGGACAACACCTTCAAAGAGCGGCCTTCAGAATCAGACGAACTGCACACAATCCCTGAGTGTGGAGCCGGACTGGACACAGAGTAGATCCACCGCTGCGTATTTCCCACAATCCCTTGCCCTCCTGCCGGTCTCAGCCGCGAGACACCAGTTCTAGACCCTCTCAGAGAAACCTTGCACCgagaaaaccagagagaaaCCACACAGGATGGCGTCAGGAAGCTCCTCGGGTCAGTCTGGCTTCCGGCTCGGTCGCAGCAAGAAAAACCCTGGCGTCCTCGACCAGATCGGCCGGCTCTTTTCTGCTGACAAGAAGAGGAAGGGCAAGGTGAGGAGAGATGGGctttaaaagattttaaaaagagATAAAGACTCATTTAGAGACACTTTTTTCTGAACTTCTGTGTCTCTGAGATGTTTCTTGTAAGAATCTTTCCGTTTCTTCATTTTCATCTGTTTGCTGGTGGTtttgtttattataat is a genomic window of Hoplias malabaricus isolate fHopMal1 chromosome X1, fHopMal1.hap1, whole genome shotgun sequence containing:
- the LOC136675741 gene encoding myelin basic protein-like isoform X2, translated to MGQHLGKREPVSETKDASDPATRTMAESQESQDDVFGDVNQNKDSKKSGDHAPSDTPDMDLANEADPSGPRRHLARLFSRDAPGREDNTFKERPSESDELHTIPECGAGLDTE
- the LOC136675741 gene encoding myelin basic protein-like isoform X1 → MGQHLGKREPVSETKDASDPATRTMAESQESQDDVFGERKILGDVNQNKDSKKSGDHAPSDTPDMDLANEADPSGPRRHLARLFSRDAPGREDNTFKERPSESDELHTIPECGAGLDTE